The nucleotide sequence TGCATCGCCTCGCGCAACTCCGTGGCCTTATCCATGGCCACCTCAACCGTGAGGTAGAAGTGCGGCACGGTCGCCATGCTCTGCGCTACGCGTTTGGCAATCGCCCTACGCATCGGGGAAAGTTCCCGATCCTCAAACCCGGTCGATGGCATGGGTGGGGCAACCGCGGCGACTCGCTCTGCAATCGGTGGCGTCAACGAGATCGATGGCGTACGCTCATCGACGGCTGCAGCCGATGGTGTCAAGGCAACCACGTCCCGACGGATAACCCTTCCGCCAGGACCTGACCCTCTTACCATCGATAGGTCGATCCCCTGCGCTCGCGCGAACTTCTTCGCCAGGGGTGAGGCCTTGACACGCCCGGGAGCGACCGCCTGAAGAGTTGGAGGGGCCGGCGCAGGAGCGTCTGGCCGAGCCGGCGCCGCGGCTTGCGCAGCCACGCCCATAGCAGGAGGCAGCAACGCCGAAATATTCTCATCCTCCTCGGCGATCACCCCGATCAGGTGGCCGACCGGCGCTGACCCACCCGCCCCAATGAGAATCTTTCGAAGGGTGCCAGATCCAAAGGCTTCCATCTCAATGTCAGCCTTATCGGTTTGGATCTCGGCAATGATGTCGCCCCCCTCTACCCGATCTCCCTCTTGCTTCAGCCACCGAAGGATCTTTCCCTCCTCCATGGTGTCGCTCAACCGAGGCATGACCACAGAAATGGCCATCGTCTTGTCCTTTCGTAAAGACAGGGTGTAGGGTAAAGGTCTAAGGTTTAGGGTATGAAGAAAAGCTCAGGAGGGGCCAGCAATGAAAGAGCGGACCAGAACCTCTGGCTCTTGAGACTATACCCTATACCCTATTTCTCTACCCTTCCTAAATAGCCAGGACCTTCTTTACCGCCGCAACGACCCGTTCTTTGCTCGGGACCTTGGCACGCTCAAGATTCTTCGCATATGGCGTCGGGGCGTTGGCGCCCGTTACCCGCTCCACCGGGGCGTCGAGATAATCAAAAGCTTGCTCGGAAATGATCTCTCCGATTACCGTCCCAATCCCGCCGAACCCTGCGCCGGACTCCATGACCACAGCCCGGTTGGTCTTCTTGATCGACCCGATGATGAGCTCGGTATCCAGCGGGCGGAGTGTACGTGGATCCACCACCTCCGCGAAGATTCCCTCCTTCTCCAACTCTTCTGCCGCCTGCAAGGCCAGCAAGAGCATCGTGGAGTAGGCCACGATGGTGACGTCGCGCCCTTCTCGTTTAATGTCGGCGACTCCAAGTGGGATGGTATACTCACCATCCGGCACCTCGCCCTTGGTCCCGTACAGCAGCTCCGACTCGATGAAGATGACCGGATCATCGTCCCGGATCGCGCTTTTGAGGAGTCCCTTGGCATCCTTGGGCGTCCCTGGACGCACGATCTTGAGACCGGGAACATGATAGAAGTACGACTCCATGCTCTGGGAGTGCTGAGCCGCCAATTGATGCGCCGGACCGCCAGGGCCGCGAATGACCATTGGGACATTGTACTGGCCGCCGGACATATATAGGATCTTGGCCGCCTGATTGACGATCTGATCGACCGCCACCAGCGCAAAGTTAAAGGTCATCATCTCCACAATCGGTCGCAAGCCGACCATCGCCGCTCCAATGCCGACGCCGGTGAACCCGGCCTCGCTGATCGGGGTATCGATAATCCGTTTCGGGCCAAACTCTTCAAGCAGACCTTGACTGACCTTATAGGCCCCCTGGTAGAGGCCTACCTCCTCCCCCATAAGAAACACACGAGGATCCCGGCGCATCTCTTCGCGGAGTGCCTGATTCAGGGCCTCTCGATAGGTAATGATCGCCATGTTCTCGCTCCCTCCCTCAGCGCTCTGAGACGTAGACGTCGGTATGCAGCCACTCCACCGGCGGCTCCGGGGAGGCATCGGCGTAGCGAACCGCCTCCTCCACTGTGGCTCGGACCTCCTTCTCCAACGCCTTCCAATCTGACTCCTTGACTACCGCCTCCGCCATGAGGTGATTCCGGAACAGCAAAAGGGGGTCCCGTTGCTTTTCCTGTTCGACCTCCTCTTTCGTTCGGTAGGTCCCCGGATCCGCCATCGAGTGCCCCCGGAATCGATACGTCTTGGCCTCGATGAAGGATGGGATGCGCTCTCGTCGCGCCCGTTCTACGGCCAATCCGACACACTCTCGAACGGCCAGGACGTCCATCCCGTCTACCGCCTCGCCGGGCATCCCATACGCCTCGGCCCTCCGGTACAGATCCTTGACCGAGGTGGCGCGCGCCACGGCGGTCCCCATGCCGTACCGATTGTTTTCGCAAATATAGACGATCGGCAGGTGCCACAGGGCTGCGAGATTGAGCGCCTCGTGGAACACCCCCTGGTTGACGGCAGCGTCCCCAAAGAAGCAGAGCGTGACCTGATCCTTCCCCTCGTACTGGCTCGCGAAGGCGGCCCCGGTCCCGATTGGAATTTGCCCCGCCACGATCGCGTGGCCTCCCAGGAAGTGATGGGTCTTGTCGAACAGGTGCATCGAGCCGCCCTTCCCTTTACAGAGGCCATCCGCCCGACCGAACAGCTCCGCCATCACCTTCCGTGGATCGGAACCCTTGGCCAGCGCGTGGCCGTGTTCCCGGTAGCTGGCAATGACATAGTCGTCGGGCCGCAACACAGAGATGGCGCCTGTCGCCACTGCCTCCTGACCGATATACAGGTGCAGGAAGCCGCCGATCTTGCCTAAGGCGTACATCTCCGCGCACTTCTCCTCGAACCGCCGCATCAGGAGCATCTGCCGGAGCAGATCTACCAGCTCCTTGTGCTCTAGCTTCTGCATAGCTCAGTCCTCTCGCCCTCGCGCTTCCGGCTGACTTCCTCAGCTTGCCCGCGAGCATGGTACGAACTCCGAACCAGAGGTCCGGACTCCACGTGTTGAAACCCCATCCCCTCCCCGATCACCTTCAACTCCTTAAACTCCTCCGGGGTATAGTATTTCATAATCGGCAGGTGCGCATGGCTTGGTCGCAAGTACTGTCCCAGTGTCAGGATATCGCAATCGACCGCCCTGAGGTCCGCCATTGTCTGGAGCAGTTCCTGCCACTCCTCCCCGAACCCTACCATGATCCCCGACTTGGTCACCAATTCGGGAGCCATCCCTCGCGCCATGGCCAGAAGATCGAGTGACCGCTCATAGCGCGATCCAGGGCGGACCTCCCGGTACAACCGGGGAATCGTTTCTATGTTGTGATTCAGGATAGCGGGTCCGGCCTCAACCACCGTTCTCAGGGCGGCCTCGCTACCACGAAAATCAGGAATCAGGACCTCAACGCTACAGCCTGGAGCAAGCGCCCTCACTCTACGAATCACGGCCGCAAAGATACTCGCCCCCCCGTCGATCAGGTCATCGCGATTGGCGGAGGTCACCACCGCATGGTGAAGCCCCAGCGCGCCAATCGCCCCGGCCACTCGCTCCGGCTCCGTCAGATCGAGTTCTGTCGGCTTACCCTGTTTGACCGCACAGAAACTGCAATGACGGGTACAGGTATCGCCCAGGATGAGAAAGGTTGCGGTAAGCTCCTCCCAGCACTCGCCGATGTTGGGGCAATGGGCCTCTTCACAGATGGTCTGAAGCTGACGCTCTCGGAGGAGTCGTTGCAGACGAAGGTAGTTAGGTGCGCCTGGCGCCTTAACCTTCAGCCAGGGTGGCTTGGGCGAGCCATAAATCTCGGGACGCGAAATCAGCGGCGTTGCCGTAGCCGATTGGAGCACAAATGCCTCGTTTGAGTCCGCATACGTGATTGGTCAGGTTACTATTCTGGAAGGCGGAATATGGGCACGTTACATGTCTTTTTATCATGTCTTAATCTGTCTGTCAATACTCCAAGGGCGCACTCATTCACCTGATCTGGACGATCACCCGCCGCTCACGCGGACCGTCAAACTCCACAAGCATGATACTCTGCCAGGTTCCCAGCACCAGCCTCCTGTCCTTCACCGGTACCATTTCGCTTGGACCGATAATGGTCGCCTTGATGTGGGCCGCTGCGTTGTCGTCGATCCGATCGTGGCGCCAGACCCCCTCAGGGACCAGTTTCGTCAGTGCATCCTGGAGATCTTCGCCGATATTGGGGTCGGCATTCTCGTTGATGGTGACAGCCGCGGTCGCATGCGGCACAAAGACGCAGCACAGTCCGTCTGTCGATCCGTCCTGCGCCACGATTGTCTGGACTCTCGGCGTGATGTCAATTACCTGGCACTTTCGTTCCGTCTTGACGAAGAATTCTTTCATCTGCTGCTCTGTTCGGTCCGGGCTCCGGCAGTAGAAGTGCGGAAGACAGACGCCGTGGCGACCAACTGTTCAAACCTCTCCTCCGGCAAGGCCGGCTTCCCAAGTCCGATTGAGCGAAGGCCTTCAGTGCCGTGGTAGTCAGAGCCGCCGACGGCCAATAGACCATATTCCAAGCGCATTCGCTCATAACGGAATAATGATTCCGTATCGTGCTCCGGGTGATACACCTCCAGTCCCATAAGTCCCTGCTGCACGAGGGATGGAATGATCTCGTCGCGGCCATACTGCCCTGGGTGCGCGAGGGATGGCACACCTCCAACCTCCTTGATGGCATGAATCACTTCGATCGCAGGAATTCTGGAGCGTTCCACGTAGCCTGGCTTGCCGGGAGTCAGGTACCGGTCAAATGCCTCTTTCAGCGACGCCACATATCCGCGCCTGATCATCGCCTGTGCCACATGGGGGCGCCCAACTGAGGGGCCTCGCGCCAGGCTCAAGACCTCATCGGCGTCCAGCGGGAGACCAAGCGCCCAGAGCTTCTCGATCATCCGACGAGCCCTCTCGATCCGGTCGTTCCGGGAGGAGGCAAGAAATTCGGCAAGTCGGTTATCGTCCGAATCAATGAAATGTCCCAGAATATGAACCTCCAGGTCCCCTACATGCGCGGTGATCTCGACGCCTGCGACGACCTGCAGCCCCGCCTGTATGGCCTCCGCCATCGCCACGGGGACACCCGCCAGGGTGTCATGATCGGTGACGGCCAATACCGAGATATTACAAGTCTTGGCAAAGCGAATTAATTGTTGCGGAGAGAGGACGCCATCGGAAGCAGTCGTGTGGGTATGCAGATCAATAAGGCGCATCACGTAAACTATCAGCGATCAGCTATTAGCTGTCAGCTGTTGGATGTGGGAAAGGCTGCTGATCGCCACCCGCTCTGAAAGCAGACGCTCTGGGTGGCTATAGACATTGAACCCTTCGCCTCGGCAGTAGCCGATCACGGTGATGCCGAAGCGCTTGGCCGCGGCGACGGCGAGACTGGTGGGTGAGGTTCGAGAGATGACAAATGGGGTCCGCATGTGGGCTCCCTTGCGCAGCATCTCGGATGAGATGCGACCAGTAGAAAGGAGAATATTCCCGGCGGTTGCCATCCCCCGCAGAAGCGCTTCGCCGTGGATTTTATCCAGGGCGTTATGTCGGCCGACGTCCTCAGCGACGAGCAGCAGGCTCTTGCCGTCGCTCAGGGCGGCGGCGTGAATGCCACGCGACTCCCGGTAGAGATACGCCTCGGCATACAACTGTTTCATGAGATCGAACGGTTGCTCCGGGCGCAGGGTCGCCTCCTCGGGGAATGCTTTAAACCCCTCCATCGGCATGCCGAATGTGATGCCTCCGGTGCACCCGGAGGTCAAGATGCGGCGACGCGGGGGGGTAAATGCCTTGGTCAGTCTGACGTCCGCCACCGCCTCCTCGTGGAAGACCTCCAGCGACCCCACCTCGTCGAGCGCCTGGATGATCCCCTCAAAACTCAAAAAGCCCAGGACCAGGCAATCGAGCTTCACCGGCGTGCACAGCAACGTAGCCAGCTCACACCCGTTGACAAAGATCGTGAGAGGCAGCTCCTCCACCACTGGGATCTCCACCATCTCGCACGATCCGCTGCGGTACCGGACGATTCGATGCATGGACATCGTAATCTTAGCGCCAGAGGGCACTCAGGAAGTACCCGATGCCGTACCCTGCAACCGAGACCAACAACCCGATCCCCATCATCTCGAGCCCGCTACTCCACCAGACTTTCTTTGTCAGGAACGTTTTGCCCGCGCCGGTTGCAAAGAGGGCCGACACGGCCAGGGCGACCGAAGCCGTGAACGCCCACCTGGGCTCGAAGAAGAAATAAGGAAGGATCGGGAGAAAGGCTCCAACAAAGGACGAAGCCCCTATCAGCAGACCCACCTTGAGTGGGTTGTCGAATCGCTCTTCAATCAGCCCCAGTTCCTCCATCATCATCGTCTTGAGCCACAGTTCGTTGTTCGCAGTCATGCGTGTGACCACCATCTCGACTTCATCTGCAGTAAAGCCCTTGCTCCGGTAGATCTGGCGCATCTCATCGCGTTCCTTCTCCGGCGTTGTCTGGATTTCCAACCGTTCTCGAACAATCTCTCGCTGGTAGAACTCACGCTCCGATTTTGTCGAGAGATAGGCCCCAAATCCCATCGAAAGAGTCTGGGCAAAGGCCTCCGCCAAGCCAGCAATAACGATCACGCGTAAGCTGGCGCTGGCGGCATTGACCCCGGACAGAAAACCAATCGTCGTGATGAGGCCATCGTGCATCCCAAAGACGACCTCGCGAATAGCCCGTCCCTTCGGAGAATGCCAGCCCTCTTCAAGTGCAGCAATCCCGGCGCCAGCCTCGTTCATTCGCTTGCCGCTTGCGCGGGGTTCCGCCACCAACCCCCTTATTCGGCCAGTATCTGGAGTTGGATCTGCCGCTCTCTCGGCCCATCCAACTCGGCGAAGATGATCGACTCAAAGGTGCCGAGACTCATCTCCCCATCCACCATCGGAACCACGAGTTGCCGACCGAGCAGGAGGGAGCGAAGGTGCGAGTCGGCGTTGCTCCGATCACAATCAGAGTAACACGGATCGTTGTGACGATAGCCGTCCTGCTTATTGACCAGGCGGTCCAGCAGGATCTGAATGTCATGGAGCAAGGCCTCCTGCCACTCATTGATAAATAGTGCAGTCGTCGTATGAAGGGAGTTGAGGATGACCAACCCCTGCTTGATCTCATACCGCTGAAGCAGATCTCGCACACGCTTTGTCAGGTCCATGAATTGGAGTCGATCCTCCGTAGCTACCGTAAACGTTTCGTGCCTGATTACCATGCCCTCCCTCCGTTGATTTGCCGAACTCTTCACACAATTATCTGCCGCTCAGGATTGCGGCATCACCCCTCCTCAAGCCCAGACATACCGCCGCTTTCGGCCATGGCCGCCTTGCGCAAGCACTGACTTCACCTCCCTATTTCGCTGTGATTCAGCTACCAGTCAGGATGGAGGTCAGGCCGCTGCTTCAGCGCCTCCGCCAGTGGCGTCATCAGACGCTCCTTTCCGTATACAAAGCCATCCCTGTTGGAGGAAGCAAGCTCGTACTGCTTGCCAAGCACAATCGCCTCCTCCGGGCAGGCCTCCTCACAGTAGCCGCAAAAGATACAGCGCAACATATGAATCTTGTACACCTTCGCGTAGCGCTCACCCCTGGAGTGGCGCTCCTGCTCGGTATTCTCGGCTGCCTCAACATAGATTGCATCGGCGGGACAGGCGACCGCGCATAGTTCGCAGCCCACGCACCGCTCCATCCCATCCTCGCCCACAACGAGCATGTGCAGGCCACGGTAGCGAGGCGCAAGCGGAAGTCGCTCTTCCGGATAGGACACCGTCACCGACTTTCGAAAGATGTGCTTGAACGTCGTCGCCATCCCCCTGAGTATCTCGGCAATCATCGTCGCAACTCCTGACGCACCGCACGCGACTTCCCTATGCTGTCCTTCGCCAAGGAAGGTGGAAGAGACCCTGCCTGCTCGGCTGCTCCTTGACGATCTTTTCCTGCAGCAGCATGATCCCGTGGATCAGTTGCTCCGGCCTGGGCGGGCAGCCGGGAACATAGACATCTACCGGAACTATCTGGTCCACGCCTTGAACGATGGTATAGGTGTTGAAGATCCCACCGCAAGACGCACATGCGCCCATGGCGATCACCCACTTTGGCTCAGGCATCTGATCGTAGATCCGTCTCAGGACAGGGGCCATCTTGCGGCTCACGCGGCCGGCCACAATCATCAGGTCGGACTGACGTGGCGACCCCCGAAAGACCTCA is from Candidatus Methylomirabilis sp. and encodes:
- a CDS encoding dihydrolipoamide acetyltransferase family protein: MAISVVMPRLSDTMEEGKILRWLKQEGDRVEGGDIIAEIQTDKADIEMEAFGSGTLRKILIGAGGSAPVGHLIGVIAEEDENISALLPPAMGVAAQAAAPARPDAPAPAPPTLQAVAPGRVKASPLAKKFARAQGIDLSMVRGSGPGGRVIRRDVVALTPSAAAVDERTPSISLTPPIAERVAAVAPPMPSTGFEDRELSPMRRAIAKRVAQSMATVPHFYLTVEVAMDKATELREAMQARMPDLKVTFTDIIIRAVAIALGRHPAVNASFTGERIRVYSQVNIGIAVALEVGLMTPVLRDCGGKSLAQIAKETKSLIERARIQKLRPEEYSGGTFTVSNLGMYEIEEFTAIINPPEAAILAIGSIQSKPVIVDGRVRVGQRMRMTLSCDHRAVDGLTGATFLQEVKRLLEHPLELVL
- a CDS encoding pyruvate dehydrogenase complex E1 component subunit beta; translated protein: MAIITYREALNQALREEMRRDPRVFLMGEEVGLYQGAYKVSQGLLEEFGPKRIIDTPISEAGFTGVGIGAAMVGLRPIVEMMTFNFALVAVDQIVNQAAKILYMSGGQYNVPMVIRGPGGPAHQLAAQHSQSMESYFYHVPGLKIVRPGTPKDAKGLLKSAIRDDDPVIFIESELLYGTKGEVPDGEYTIPLGVADIKREGRDVTIVAYSTMLLLALQAAEELEKEGIFAEVVDPRTLRPLDTELIIGSIKKTNRAVVMESGAGFGGIGTVIGEIISEQAFDYLDAPVERVTGANAPTPYAKNLERAKVPSKERVVAAVKKVLAI
- the pdhA gene encoding pyruvate dehydrogenase (acetyl-transferring) E1 component subunit alpha is translated as MQKLEHKELVDLLRQMLLMRRFEEKCAEMYALGKIGGFLHLYIGQEAVATGAISVLRPDDYVIASYREHGHALAKGSDPRKVMAELFGRADGLCKGKGGSMHLFDKTHHFLGGHAIVAGQIPIGTGAAFASQYEGKDQVTLCFFGDAAVNQGVFHEALNLAALWHLPIVYICENNRYGMGTAVARATSVKDLYRRAEAYGMPGEAVDGMDVLAVRECVGLAVERARRERIPSFIEAKTYRFRGHSMADPGTYRTKEEVEQEKQRDPLLLFRNHLMAEAVVKESDWKALEKEVRATVEEAVRYADASPEPPVEWLHTDVYVSER
- the lipA gene encoding lipoyl synthase, encoding MLQSATATPLISRPEIYGSPKPPWLKVKAPGAPNYLRLQRLLRERQLQTICEEAHCPNIGECWEELTATFLILGDTCTRHCSFCAVKQGKPTELDLTEPERVAGAIGALGLHHAVVTSANRDDLIDGGASIFAAVIRRVRALAPGCSVEVLIPDFRGSEAALRTVVEAGPAILNHNIETIPRLYREVRPGSRYERSLDLLAMARGMAPELVTKSGIMVGFGEEWQELLQTMADLRAVDCDILTLGQYLRPSHAHLPIMKYYTPEEFKELKVIGEGMGFQHVESGPLVRSSYHARGQAEEVSRKREGERTELCRS
- a CDS encoding secondary thiamine-phosphate synthase enzyme YjbQ; translation: MKEFFVKTERKCQVIDITPRVQTIVAQDGSTDGLCCVFVPHATAAVTINENADPNIGEDLQDALTKLVPEGVWRHDRIDDNAAAHIKATIIGPSEMVPVKDRRLVLGTWQSIMLVEFDGPRERRVIVQIR
- a CDS encoding PHP domain-containing protein, which codes for MRLIDLHTHTTASDGVLSPQQLIRFAKTCNISVLAVTDHDTLAGVPVAMAEAIQAGLQVVAGVEITAHVGDLEVHILGHFIDSDDNRLAEFLASSRNDRIERARRMIEKLWALGLPLDADEVLSLARGPSVGRPHVAQAMIRRGYVASLKEAFDRYLTPGKPGYVERSRIPAIEVIHAIKEVGGVPSLAHPGQYGRDEIIPSLVQQGLMGLEVYHPEHDTESLFRYERMRLEYGLLAVGGSDYHGTEGLRSIGLGKPALPEERFEQLVATASVFRTSTAGARTEQSSR
- the fdhD gene encoding formate dehydrogenase accessory sulfurtransferase FdhD, whose protein sequence is MSMHRIVRYRSGSCEMVEIPVVEELPLTIFVNGCELATLLCTPVKLDCLVLGFLSFEGIIQALDEVGSLEVFHEEAVADVRLTKAFTPPRRRILTSGCTGGITFGMPMEGFKAFPEEATLRPEQPFDLMKQLYAEAYLYRESRGIHAAALSDGKSLLLVAEDVGRHNALDKIHGEALLRGMATAGNILLSTGRISSEMLRKGAHMRTPFVISRTSPTSLAVAAAKRFGITVIGYCRGEGFNVYSHPERLLSERVAISSLSHIQQLTANS
- a CDS encoding VIT1/CCC1 transporter family protein; translated protein: MAEPRASGKRMNEAGAGIAALEEGWHSPKGRAIREVVFGMHDGLITTIGFLSGVNAASASLRVIVIAGLAEAFAQTLSMGFGAYLSTKSEREFYQREIVRERLEIQTTPEKERDEMRQIYRSKGFTADEVEMVVTRMTANNELWLKTMMMEELGLIEERFDNPLKVGLLIGASSFVGAFLPILPYFFFEPRWAFTASVALAVSALFATGAGKTFLTKKVWWSSGLEMMGIGLLVSVAGYGIGYFLSALWR
- a CDS encoding secondary thiamine-phosphate synthase enzyme YjbQ: MVIRHETFTVATEDRLQFMDLTKRVRDLLQRYEIKQGLVILNSLHTTTALFINEWQEALLHDIQILLDRLVNKQDGYRHNDPCYSDCDRSNADSHLRSLLLGRQLVVPMVDGEMSLGTFESIIFAELDGPRERQIQLQILAE
- the nuoI gene encoding NADH-quinone oxidoreductase subunit NuoI, producing the protein MIAEILRGMATTFKHIFRKSVTVSYPEERLPLAPRYRGLHMLVVGEDGMERCVGCELCAVACPADAIYVEAAENTEQERHSRGERYAKVYKIHMLRCIFCGYCEEACPEEAIVLGKQYELASSNRDGFVYGKERLMTPLAEALKQRPDLHPDW
- a CDS encoding NADH-quinone oxidoreductase subunit B family protein; this translates as MSQLADIDTSHSKAEEEEFQRGLLLTTLDSLVNWARKSSIWPASFGLACCAIEMMATGASRFDLARFGAEVFRGSPRQSDLMIVAGRVSRKMAPVLRRIYDQMPEPKWVIAMGACASCGGIFNTYTIVQGVDQIVPVDVYVPGCPPRPEQLIHGIMLLQEKIVKEQPSRQGLFHLPWRRTA